The following proteins come from a genomic window of Bradysia coprophila strain Holo2 unplaced genomic scaffold, BU_Bcop_v1 contig_138, whole genome shotgun sequence:
- the LOC119073180 gene encoding fatty-acid amide hydrolase 1-like — protein sequence MYPLLRLVVYWLILPTFGISQESDLRQISLPFQEDARIKKAIQIRQSQRSETFRQIRQSYTLDEAANEILKLPAKDLIEKLQLRSLNATQVLQAYMAKAITVQDKFNCITEFVPFALERAQNLDKLNAVRGPLHGIPVCVKDDHDVIVDTTMGLGKNLNMPASSNSVLTQTLFDLGAVIFCKTNIPQTVFRYSSDNPIYGETLHYRNEKLAPGGSSSGTASLLAGGGAVFATGTDVAGSVRIPSHFSKLCTIKPTQKRLSDKGIKQTIPKLIGGGYKALLSNNLQNTYDSNAVPIPWNDELFESKSPLKFGYYTSLSFFPAIGDTISTVLNAKKEFESLGHTFVPFKIENDWDIVKLMYNVVGVDYGIDSHLNQLFSNEPPARGLEMIRSLCGQPDWKRWIDYQLSNATKLGSQDYSARTALFLQSGIHQSRDRDVWDLIYQRDQLISKLLTQMQDDNLDLILAPVFPFAACRINDTEPLFGATEYTMIWNFVDFPAGVIPFGIETGQNIDHYDDAGDAVLRLAKESTKDSIGSPIGIQIIGKPFKEEQVLRALNELFNKIDSKK from the exons ATGTATCCTCTACTTCGGTTAGTTGTTTATTGGCTAATTTTACCAACTTTCGGAATTTCTCAAGAATCTGATCTAAGACAAATATCTTTACCG TTTCAGGAAGACGCTCGAATCAAGAAAGCAATTCAGATACGACAGTCTCAACGCAGTGAAACATTCAGACAAATAAGACAAAGTTACACTTTGGACGAGGCAGCTAATGAAATACTTAAACTACCAGCGAAGGATTTGATAGAAAAACTACAATTGCGAAGCTTAAACGCAACACAGGTCCTCCAAGCATACATGGCAAAAGCAATCACCGTCCAAGATAAATTCAACTGTATAACAGAGTTTGTACCATTCGCTTTG GAAAGAGCACAAAACTTGGATAAACTGAATGCTGTCCGTGGACCATTACATGGCATACCTGTTTGTGTGAAGGACGATCACGATGTCATCGTGGACACGACAATGGGCTTAGGGAAAAATCTAAATATGCCAGCATCGTCGAACAGTGTTCTCACCCAGACGTTGTTCGACTTAGGTGCTGTCATATTTTGCAAAACCAATATTCCGCAAACAGTTTTTCGATATTCAAGCGACAATCCTATCTACGGTGAAACACTCCACTATCGGAACGAAAAACTTGCTCCTGGTGGTTCGAGCAGTGGTACAGCATCGCTTCTTGCCGGAGGTGGGGCCGTGTTTGCAACTGGCACTGACGTAGCCGGTTCTGTTAGAATTCCTTCACATTTTAGTAAACTTTGTACTATAAAACCAACTCAAAAGCGGCTTAGTGACAAAGGCATAAAGCAAACGATTCCAAAACTCATCGGAG gcgGGTATAAAGCCCTTCTTAGCAACAATCTGCAAAATACTTACGATTCTAATGCGGTTCCGATTCCATGGAACGACGAG TTATTCGAGTCGAAATCACCGTTAAAATTTGGTTATTATACGTCTCTATCATTCTTCCCTGCAATCGGTGACACAATCTCAACTGTTTTGAATGCTAAAAAAGAATTCGAGAGCTTGGGACATACATTTGTgccatttaaaattgaaaacgacTGGGACATTGTGAAGCTGATGTACAATGTTGTTGGAGTAGACTATGGTATCGATTCGCATTTGAACCAATTATTCTCTAATGAGCCTCCAGCCAGAGGATTGGAAATGATACGATCTTTATGTGGACAACCTGACTGGAAAAGGTGGATAGATTATCAACTTAGCAACGCTACAAAATTAGGTAGTCAGGACTACTCAGCAAGAACTGCTCTTTTCTTACAATCCGGAATTCATCAGAGTCGGGACCGAGATGTTTGGGACTTAATCTACCAGAGAGATCAACTAATCTCAAAATTATTGACTCAAATGCAAGATGATAATTTGGACTTGATTTTAGCTCCAGTTTTTCCTTTTGCTGCCTGTCGCATCAATGATACAGAACCACTATTCG GAGCTACAGAATACACGATGATttggaattttgttgattttcctGCTGGTGTTATTCCTTTCGGCATTGAAACTGGACAAAATATCGACCACTATGACGATGCAGGTGATGCTGTACTAAGATTGGCGAAAGAG TCAACAAAAGATTCAATTGGTTCGCCTATTGGTATCCAGATAATTGGGAAACCGTTCAAGGAGGAGCAAGTGCTACGAGCTTTGAATGAGTTGTTCAACAAAATAgattcgaaaaaataa